CCCGTCGGGCAACGGCATGGCCCCGAGCTGCTCACTGTATTCGGTCCGGAGCTGCTCGAACCACTCAGCATAGGGGTTCGTCATAGAACCCATCTTAACATGACAGCACTCAAGGAATGTAAGCGGCGCAGTGGATTTCGGCATAGCTGGCCCCATCATTACAGCGCTCGCAGCAACAGTCCTGCACGTTGCCAAAACCGATCCTGTAGTTCATTCACTTTGCTTTCCGCGCACCTTTTTATTGCGCCAATGGTGCTACGCTTCACGCATGACCGCGACGACCTATCCCGAAACCCACGGTGACGTGCCTGAAAAGGCCATGACCATCAGCGAATTTGGCGCGCAGAAGGCTCTGGGCATCATCGGCCAGAGTGGTAAGGAGAATGCGGGCGTGCGCGTCTTTATCAAGAGCGGCGGCTGTAGTGGTTACCAATACGGCATGGCCATTGATGACCGCGAACTGGAAGGCGACACCATCGTGCATGACCGGGGTGTCAAGCTGCTCGTTGATCATATGAGCTTGTCTCTTCTGCGGGGCAGCGAAGTGGACTTTGTGGAAAACATGATGGGCGGTGGCTTCACCGTCAACAACCCCAACGCCACCAGCTC
This window of the Deinococcus humi genome carries:
- a CDS encoding HesB/IscA family protein gives rise to the protein MTATTYPETHGDVPEKAMTISEFGAQKALGIIGQSGKENAGVRVFIKSGGCSGYQYGMAIDDRELEGDTIVHDRGVKLLVDHMSLSLLRGSEVDFVENMMGGGFTVNNPNATSSCGCGHSFRTDSAQSPDGEGSTGCGSH